From Bacillus sp. FSL K6-3431, the proteins below share one genomic window:
- the spoVB gene encoding stage V sporulation protein B, whose amino-acid sequence MSKFIKGTMILMLAGLLTRLLGFINRIVINRMIGEEGVGLYQMAFPTLILVVTLTQIGLPVAISKAVAEAEAKGDQKKIKKILVVSLAVTISLSLIFTPALILAAPFLSTTLFTDPRTYYPLVAIAPIIPVVAISSVIRGYFQGKQNMKPAAVSQVLEQAVRIILIALMAKKFLPLGIEYAAAAAMVASVLGELASLAYLFAMFKVKKKFPIRRNFFKSVQSGKKTLKELMNVAIPTTGSRLIGSLSWFFEPIVVSQSLFIAGVAAGIATRQYGLLTGYALPLLMLPSFITYSLSTALVPAISEANANRNYRLVEYRLQQALKFALLSGGLAVVILYVYANPLMTLMYGSSNGAEFIKLIAPLFIFHYYQGPLQAILQALDLAKAAMINSMIGNAVKIGVIFILASRPDFGINGAALGIAGGTVLITMLHYATVLKHVQFTVYLAHYAKFFVAAFLAGIGGTFIYSHLFIDESLVLQLIVGVLLTSLLYVLLLLFFKLIQKSDVERFPIFRSIFK is encoded by the coding sequence ATGTCTAAGTTTATTAAAGGCACAATGATTTTAATGCTTGCTGGTCTTTTGACAAGATTACTGGGGTTTATTAATCGGATAGTAATTAACCGCATGATTGGTGAAGAAGGCGTTGGGCTATATCAAATGGCTTTTCCTACATTAATTCTTGTCGTAACACTTACACAAATAGGACTACCAGTCGCAATTTCTAAGGCTGTGGCTGAAGCTGAAGCAAAAGGTGATCAGAAAAAAATAAAAAAAATCCTTGTTGTTTCTCTTGCCGTCACCATTTCTTTATCACTGATTTTTACACCTGCGCTTATCTTAGCAGCACCATTTTTATCTACTACACTCTTTACCGATCCGAGAACATACTACCCACTCGTTGCCATTGCACCAATCATTCCTGTGGTCGCTATATCCTCCGTAATTAGAGGGTATTTCCAAGGGAAACAAAACATGAAGCCAGCTGCAGTCTCGCAAGTTTTGGAACAAGCTGTTCGGATTATATTAATCGCTTTGATGGCGAAAAAGTTTTTACCACTTGGAATTGAGTACGCGGCAGCGGCTGCAATGGTCGCTTCCGTTCTAGGTGAGTTAGCATCTCTAGCTTATTTATTTGCCATGTTTAAAGTAAAAAAGAAATTTCCGATTCGCAGAAACTTTTTCAAATCCGTACAATCAGGAAAAAAAACCTTAAAAGAATTAATGAATGTCGCTATACCCACTACTGGTAGTAGATTAATCGGGTCACTCTCATGGTTTTTTGAACCGATCGTTGTCTCACAAAGTCTATTCATAGCTGGCGTTGCGGCTGGCATTGCAACTAGACAGTACGGATTATTAACAGGTTATGCTTTACCTTTATTGATGCTGCCTTCCTTTATCACCTATTCGCTGTCCACGGCGCTCGTACCAGCAATTAGTGAGGCGAATGCGAATCGAAATTATCGGCTAGTGGAATATCGACTCCAACAAGCGCTCAAATTTGCATTATTATCTGGTGGACTAGCCGTTGTCATTTTATATGTATATGCTAATCCGCTGATGACTTTAATGTATGGATCTTCTAATGGTGCGGAGTTCATTAAATTAATCGCACCATTATTTATCTTTCATTATTATCAAGGCCCTTTACAAGCAATATTACAGGCATTAGATTTAGCTAAAGCTGCGATGATCAATAGCATGATAGGTAATGCCGTAAAAATAGGAGTGATTTTTATTCTCGCTTCCCGCCCAGACTTTGGCATTAACGGAGCCGCCTTAGGTATCGCTGGTGGAACAGTACTTATTACTATGCTTCACTATGCTACAGTGCTTAAACATGTACAATTCACCGTCTATTTAGCCCATTATGCAAAATTTTTCGTAGCAGCCTTTTTAGCAGGTATTGGCGGAACTTTTATTTATTCACATTTATTTATAGATGAATCTCTCGTGCTTCAACTAATAGTGGGAGTCCTTTTAACCTCACTTCTATATGTTCTGCTGTTATTGTTCTTTAAACTTATTCAAAAAAGCGATGTTGAAAGGTTTCCAATCTTCAGGTCCATATTTAAATAA
- a CDS encoding post-transcriptional regulator, translated as MTEQSHPYDSYFYVLDPVLVSKVEEFTVLGYEEVSKTDLWEYLTRKVWRKPKEGIRMYELVSDVISLDIGKYMNFATVEAFKSPNWLSDLESEELQELLKPNEK; from the coding sequence ATGACGGAGCAGAGCCATCCTTATGATTCATATTTTTATGTGCTTGATCCTGTCCTTGTTAGTAAAGTAGAGGAATTTACTGTACTAGGATATGAAGAAGTGAGCAAAACCGATCTCTGGGAATATTTGACTAGAAAAGTATGGCGGAAACCGAAAGAGGGTATTCGCATGTACGAGTTGGTGTCAGATGTTATCTCATTAGATATCGGAAAGTATATGAATTTTGCGACTGTAGAAGCGTTTAAATCACCTAATTGGCTATCTGATTTAGAAAGTGAAGAATTACAAGAATTATTGAAACCGAATGAAAAATAA
- the tgt gene encoding tRNA guanosine(34) transglycosylase Tgt, with protein MSAIKYELIKTCKQTGARLGIIHTPHGSFETPMFMPVGTLATVKTMSPEDLKEMGAGIILSNTYHLWLRPGHDIVQEAGGLHKFMNWDQAILTDSGGFQVFSLSDFREIKEEGVHFRNHLNGDKLFLSPEKSMEVQNALGADIMMAFDECPPFPATHEYMKKSVERTSRWAERCLEAHKRPEDQGLFGIVQGGEFEDLRKQSASDLISLDFPGYAIGGLSVGEPKDVMNRALEFTAPLLPTNKPRYLMGVGSPDSLIDGAIRGMDMFDCVLPTRIARNGTLMTSEGRLVVKNAKYARDFRPIDENCDCYTCQNYTRAYIRHLLKCDETFGIRLTTYHNLHFLLKLMEQVKNAIREDRLGDFKEEFFERYGFNRPDAKNF; from the coding sequence ATGTCAGCGATAAAATATGAATTAATTAAAACGTGTAAGCAAACAGGCGCACGATTGGGTATTATTCATACCCCTCACGGTTCTTTTGAGACACCAATGTTTATGCCTGTCGGAACCCTTGCGACGGTAAAAACGATGTCACCGGAAGATCTAAAGGAAATGGGAGCTGGAATTATACTCAGCAATACATATCATTTATGGTTACGTCCTGGACATGATATTGTCCAAGAGGCTGGAGGGCTTCATAAATTTATGAACTGGGATCAAGCAATTTTGACTGACTCTGGAGGTTTTCAAGTTTTTTCTTTAAGTGATTTCCGAGAAATAAAGGAAGAAGGGGTACATTTTCGCAACCATCTAAATGGTGATAAATTATTTTTATCACCTGAAAAGTCAATGGAGGTCCAAAATGCCCTTGGTGCCGATATAATGATGGCATTTGATGAGTGTCCGCCATTCCCGGCAACACATGAATATATGAAAAAATCAGTTGAGCGGACATCTAGGTGGGCAGAAAGATGTTTAGAAGCACATAAGCGTCCCGAAGACCAAGGTTTATTTGGAATTGTTCAAGGCGGGGAATTTGAAGATTTACGGAAACAAAGTGCAAGTGATTTAATTTCACTTGATTTCCCAGGATATGCAATTGGTGGACTATCTGTTGGTGAGCCGAAAGATGTGATGAACAGGGCACTTGAGTTTACTGCACCACTTTTGCCGACAAATAAACCACGTTATTTAATGGGAGTAGGATCTCCTGACTCATTAATTGATGGGGCAATCCGTGGCATGGATATGTTCGATTGCGTATTACCAACAAGAATTGCACGTAATGGAACATTGATGACAAGCGAAGGCAGACTCGTTGTGAAAAATGCAAAATATGCCCGTGATTTTAGACCGATTGATGAAAATTGTGATTGTTATACATGTCAAAATTATACACGTGCATACATTAGACATTTATTAAAATGTGACGAAACGTTCGGAATTAGACTTACGACTTATCATAACCTGCATTTTCTGTTAAAATTGATGGAGCAAGTCAAAAATGCGATTCGAGAAGATCGTCTTGGTGACTTCAAAGAAGAATTTTTTGAGCGATATGGATTCAACCGTCCTGACGCAAAAAATTTCTAA
- a CDS encoding LapA family protein has translation MKFQWTLIMAILFALLVAIFAVMNVEAVTVNYLFGSAEWPLIILILGSVLMGGIITGSVGFIRIYALQKQVKKLQASQKVVDAKARDLLE, from the coding sequence TTGAAATTTCAATGGACGCTTATTATGGCAATATTATTTGCACTTCTTGTAGCCATTTTTGCGGTTATGAATGTTGAAGCAGTTACCGTTAATTACTTATTTGGTAGTGCGGAGTGGCCCCTCATTATCCTAATTCTAGGTTCTGTTTTGATGGGCGGTATCATTACTGGTTCAGTCGGGTTTATTCGAATATACGCCTTGCAAAAACAAGTGAAAAAACTACAAGCTTCACAAAAAGTAGTAGATGCAAAAGCCCGTGACTTGCTAGAATAA
- the yajC gene encoding preprotein translocase subunit YajC, whose translation MQGLGGIAGILPFVLMFVLFYFLLIRPNQKRQKNVQNMQSSLQKGDKIVTIGGLHGTIDALDEGKIIILCGDGSRLTYDRAAIREVVESKGSANQ comes from the coding sequence ATGCAAGGTTTAGGTGGGATAGCTGGTATATTGCCGTTTGTTTTAATGTTTGTGCTGTTTTATTTTCTATTAATTAGGCCAAACCAAAAGCGTCAAAAGAACGTTCAAAACATGCAAAGCAGTTTGCAAAAAGGTGATAAAATCGTCACAATTGGTGGCCTTCATGGCACAATCGACGCATTAGATGAAGGTAAGATTATCATTTTATGTGGAGATGGCAGCAGACTTACATACGATCGCGCTGCAATACGTGAAGTTGTAGAATCAAAAGGATCTGCGAATCAATAA
- a CDS encoding TIGR04086 family membrane protein: MKKLGISVIYGVATILLLAIISSLVFSLILVFTDTQENSIRLIVTIISYFAVFIGGFICGGKGKQKGWIIGGTTGVVYSLIVFMYQYLGHSLLFSLEQIIYYTCYILTAMMGGVLGVNILSGPNHES; this comes from the coding sequence ATGAAAAAGTTGGGGATATCTGTTATTTATGGAGTTGCAACCATTTTGCTACTCGCAATTATTTCGAGCCTAGTATTTTCACTCATATTAGTATTTACTGACACACAAGAGAATTCGATACGCTTAATTGTAACGATTATTTCTTATTTTGCCGTTTTTATAGGAGGATTCATCTGTGGCGGGAAAGGGAAGCAAAAGGGCTGGATCATTGGCGGCACAACAGGAGTAGTATATAGCCTTATTGTATTCATGTATCAATACTTGGGGCATAGCCTATTATTCTCACTTGAACAAATTATTTATTATACATGTTATATATTAACGGCGATGATGGGCGGCGTATTAGGAGTAAATATTTTATCTGGCCCCAACCATGAATCTTAA
- a CDS encoding DUF421 domain-containing protein gives MESLIIIILRTILFYGVIVVIFRLMGKREIGELSVLDLVVFIMIGEMAVVAIEQHKDSIWHSLVPMVVLLLIQLGMAYGSLKSRKFRHLIDGHPSFIIKNGKLDERMMRKLRYNFDDLLMQLRMKDISNISDVEFAILETSGQLSIIKKGRNGKDGSYTIPLIIDGHIQYEHLSEAGISEQWLLKELQSRGHNEIDKISFCSHQDGQFYIDYKDS, from the coding sequence ATGGAAAGTCTTATCATTATCATACTGCGAACCATTCTTTTTTATGGTGTCATTGTTGTAATTTTTAGGCTGATGGGCAAAAGAGAAATTGGAGAGTTAAGCGTATTAGATCTTGTTGTTTTTATTATGATTGGTGAAATGGCAGTTGTTGCAATTGAACAACATAAGGACTCAATATGGCACTCACTCGTTCCAATGGTAGTCCTTTTGCTCATCCAATTAGGTATGGCTTATGGGTCATTGAAAAGCCGAAAGTTTCGCCATTTAATAGATGGTCATCCTAGTTTTATCATAAAAAACGGTAAACTGGATGAACGTATGATGAGGAAGCTTCGTTATAACTTCGACGACCTTCTTATGCAACTTCGTATGAAAGATATTAGTAATATCTCTGATGTAGAATTTGCTATATTGGAAACATCAGGTCAGCTCTCGATTATCAAAAAAGGTAGGAATGGTAAAGATGGTTCATATACGATTCCTTTAATTATCGATGGACATATTCAATATGAACATTTATCTGAAGCCGGAATTTCTGAGCAATGGTTGCTGAAAGAACTCCAATCGAGAGGGCACAATGAAATTGATAAAATAAGCTTTTGTAGCCATCAAGATGGACAGTTTTATATCGATTATAAAGATAGTTAG
- the queA gene encoding tRNA preQ1(34) S-adenosylmethionine ribosyltransferase-isomerase QueA, which yields MKVNMFDFELPEELIAQVPLESRTESRLMVLDKQTGSIRHEIFKNIQDYLQAGDCLVLNDTRVLPARLLGAKVDTNAQIEVLLLKQLEGDNWETLVKPAKRVKIGTVIAFGNGQLTATCTGLGEHGGRILTFSYEGIFYEVLEELGKMPLPPYIKEQLEDQERYQTVFAKERGSAAAPTAGLHFTKALLDELEQKGVMIAFITLHVGLGTFRPVSVEDINEHDMHSEFYRVSEETAEVLNEIRQSGGRIITVGTTSTRTLETIAAANNGEFKAGDGWTDIFIYPGYSFKAIDGMLTNFHLPKSTLIMLISALAGRENVLRAYEEAVKERYRFFSFGDAMLIK from the coding sequence TTGAAAGTGAATATGTTTGATTTTGAATTGCCAGAAGAATTAATTGCACAAGTACCTCTCGAAAGTAGAACTGAGAGTCGGCTAATGGTTCTGGATAAACAAACCGGCTCTATTCGTCATGAGATTTTTAAAAATATACAGGACTATTTACAAGCAGGAGATTGCCTTGTTTTGAATGATACAAGGGTATTACCCGCAAGGTTGCTAGGTGCCAAAGTAGATACGAATGCTCAAATAGAAGTATTGCTATTGAAACAGCTAGAGGGTGACAATTGGGAGACACTGGTCAAACCAGCAAAAAGAGTGAAAATAGGAACGGTTATTGCTTTTGGAAATGGACAATTAACTGCAACATGCACTGGGCTCGGAGAGCATGGGGGAAGAATTCTAACTTTTAGTTATGAGGGGATATTTTACGAAGTACTTGAGGAACTTGGTAAAATGCCACTTCCGCCATATATAAAAGAGCAACTTGAGGACCAAGAACGCTACCAAACTGTTTTTGCAAAAGAACGTGGATCCGCAGCAGCTCCAACTGCGGGATTACATTTTACAAAAGCATTGTTAGATGAACTTGAACAAAAAGGAGTAATGATTGCATTTATTACGCTCCATGTTGGATTAGGTACATTTAGGCCAGTAAGCGTTGAGGATATCAATGAGCATGATATGCACTCAGAGTTTTATCGAGTATCAGAAGAAACAGCTGAGGTACTCAACGAAATAAGACAAAGTGGTGGAAGGATAATCACGGTAGGAACAACTTCCACACGTACACTTGAAACGATTGCTGCAGCAAATAACGGAGAATTCAAGGCAGGTGACGGTTGGACAGATATATTCATTTATCCAGGGTATTCATTTAAAGCCATTGATGGCATGCTAACCAATTTTCATTTGCCGAAATCCACATTAATTATGCTTATTAGCGCATTAGCGGGTAGGGAAAATGTATTACGTGCTTATGAGGAAGCAGTGAAGGAACGTTATCGCTTTTTTAGTTTTGGAGACGCAATGCTAATTAAGTAA
- the secDF gene encoding protein translocase subunit SecDF, with protein sequence MVKRSRIVAFFLIIIFIASVIGGTSNTIVKNIKLGLDLQGGFEVLYKVTPAIKGQKIDRDALVHTTDALNKRINVLGVSEPNIQVEGNDRIRVQLAGVEDQNQAREILGTQATLTFRDVNDNIMLDGTDLVEGAAKFTFSSQNNQPIVLVEMKDRKKFQDVTEKIVSMKPNNQLVIWLDFEEGVDSFKESYGKDNPKLLSAPNVNEVFNQTSVSIEGSFTKEEAENLSNLLNAGALPVKLTEVYSTSVGAKFGEAALNKTVVAGAVGIALVFLFMLVYYRFPGLIATITLSIYIFLILLIFDLMNGVLTLPGIAALILGVGMAVDANILTYERLKEEIRIGRSLKSAFQAGNKSSFVAILDANITTLLAGGVLFYFGNSSVKGFATVLIISILLSFVTAVFGSRLLLGFWINSGVMKDKPGWFGVKRSDIHQLSENITAKDLKTRFDRFDFVKHRKKFYVISTVLLLSGLIILSIFRFNLGIDFSSGTRVEIDGGKPLTAQEVKTELDSIKLTSEEIVLSGTNNEIAVARYKDALSAEKVAMLKTHFNEKYGTEPNVSTVSPTVGKELLKNAFYALIIAAIGIIIYVSFRFEFAMGLSSVLGLVHDAFFIIAFFSLTRLEIDLTFIAAVLTIIGYSINDTIVTFDRIRENMVAKKRFKTEEDIAEVVNKGLQQTLTRSVNTVLTVIVTVVTLLILGSESIQNFSIALLVGLLAGTYSSIFISAQLWYDLKVRELKKKGTINTVKEKKKWSSDEPQV encoded by the coding sequence ATGGTAAAAAGAAGCAGAATTGTCGCCTTTTTTCTCATCATCATTTTCATAGCAAGTGTGATTGGTGGGACATCCAACACAATTGTGAAAAATATTAAATTAGGACTTGATTTACAAGGTGGCTTTGAGGTTCTTTACAAAGTGACACCCGCAATAAAAGGTCAAAAAATTGATAGGGATGCGCTTGTTCATACGACAGATGCATTAAACAAAAGGATTAACGTGTTAGGCGTCAGTGAACCGAATATTCAAGTTGAAGGTAATGACAGGATTAGAGTTCAACTTGCCGGAGTAGAGGACCAAAATCAAGCTAGGGAAATTCTTGGTACACAGGCAACGTTAACCTTCCGTGATGTAAATGACAATATTATGCTTGATGGTACAGATTTAGTAGAAGGTGCTGCGAAATTTACATTTTCATCACAAAATAATCAACCAATCGTTTTAGTTGAAATGAAAGATCGCAAAAAGTTTCAAGATGTTACTGAGAAGATTGTTAGTATGAAACCAAATAATCAACTTGTTATTTGGCTTGATTTCGAAGAAGGTGTAGATTCTTTTAAAGAATCATATGGGAAGGATAATCCGAAACTATTGTCTGCTCCTAATGTGAATGAAGTATTTAATCAAACGAGCGTTTCCATTGAAGGAAGCTTTACAAAAGAAGAAGCTGAGAACTTGTCTAATTTATTGAACGCAGGCGCTCTTCCTGTGAAATTAACTGAAGTCTACTCTACTTCAGTTGGTGCAAAGTTTGGTGAGGCAGCGTTGAATAAAACAGTTGTAGCGGGTGCAGTTGGGATCGCGTTAGTATTCCTCTTTATGTTAGTGTACTACCGTTTTCCAGGCCTTATTGCTACTATCACACTTTCTATCTATATTTTCTTAATTCTGCTCATTTTTGATTTAATGAATGGTGTTTTAACTTTACCGGGGATAGCAGCATTAATTTTAGGCGTCGGTATGGCAGTTGACGCAAATATATTGACATACGAACGATTAAAAGAAGAAATAAGGATTGGTCGTTCCTTAAAATCAGCTTTTCAAGCAGGGAATAAATCATCGTTTGTTGCTATTTTAGATGCAAATATTACAACATTGCTTGCAGGTGGTGTTCTATTTTACTTCGGGAATAGCTCCGTCAAAGGTTTTGCAACGGTGTTGATTATTAGTATTCTATTGAGCTTTGTTACTGCTGTGTTTGGTTCTAGGCTATTATTAGGCTTTTGGATTAATAGCGGTGTAATGAAGGATAAGCCGGGCTGGTTTGGTGTGAAGCGCTCAGACATTCATCAATTATCTGAAAATATAACGGCAAAGGATTTAAAAACACGATTCGATCGTTTCGACTTTGTGAAACATCGTAAAAAGTTCTACGTTATTTCGACAGTATTACTATTAAGTGGCTTGATTATTTTATCGATCTTCCGTTTTAATCTCGGAATAGATTTTTCTAGTGGTACACGAGTAGAGATTGATGGTGGAAAACCACTTACTGCACAGGAAGTGAAAACAGAACTTGATTCAATTAAGCTAACATCAGAAGAGATTGTTCTATCAGGTACGAATAATGAAATTGCCGTTGCTCGCTATAAAGATGCGCTTTCAGCCGAGAAAGTTGCAATGTTGAAAACACATTTTAATGAAAAATATGGAACTGAACCAAATGTAAGTACAGTTTCACCAACAGTTGGGAAAGAATTATTAAAGAATGCATTTTATGCTTTAATAATAGCGGCAATCGGGATCATTATATATGTTTCATTCCGTTTTGAATTCGCGATGGGATTATCTTCTGTCCTTGGGCTTGTCCATGACGCATTTTTCATCATTGCCTTTTTCAGTTTAACGAGGCTGGAGATCGATCTAACATTTATTGCTGCTGTATTAACGATTATTGGTTATTCGATCAATGATACGATCGTAACATTCGACCGAATCAGAGAGAATATGGTAGCGAAAAAACGCTTTAAAACGGAAGAAGACATTGCTGAGGTCGTCAACAAAGGATTACAGCAGACGCTAACCCGTTCCGTTAATACTGTTCTTACAGTGATTGTAACGGTAGTTACATTACTTATTTTAGGTAGCGAGTCCATACAAAACTTTTCGATTGCATTACTTGTCGGACTTCTCGCAGGGACATACTCATCTATCTTTATTTCTGCACAGCTTTGGTATGACTTAAAAGTGAGAGAATTAAAGAAAAAAGGAACGATTAATACGGTAAAAGAAAAAAAGAAATGGTCATCAGACGAACCACAAGTATAA
- the recJ gene encoding single-stranded-DNA-specific exonuclease RecJ: protein MLFSKTRWSVQESNEAANIELAEQLNVAPFVAALLINRGMNNVESAKKFLYTENEPFHDPFLFEDMEKAIDRIEKAIADQEPILIYGDYDADGVTSTSILMITMQELGAHVSYYIPNRFTEGYGPNEIAFRKAADEGIKLIITVDNGIAALSEAKVAKELGVDLIITDHHEPGPELPDAYAIIHPKLPGTAYPFSDLAGAGVAFKLVHALLGDEPSDLLDLAAIGTIADLVPLHGENRLIVKKGLKSLALSTRPGLNALCKIAGAKLSEVNEETVGFAIAPRLNAVGRLKHAGPAVELLMTEDVTVAKQLSEEIDNINKERQAIVAEIEKEAINIVETEYPADENSVLIIGKEGWNAGVIGIVASRLVERYYRPTIMLSYDRETGLAKGSARSIHGFDLFKNLSGLSHILPHFGGHPMAAGMTLEIQNVEEFRMKLNMAAADQLMPDDFIPVTKLDASIMLEAVSIDTINQLDMLAPYGMKNPKPKVLIENAGISGVRKIGANKTHLKLNLEYEGNTLDGIGFHLGNLADEMSQGAKVSVIGELSVNEWNNMRKPQIFLKDIAVNEWQLFDMRGNKQLKHWMSQLPQENCLYIVFDEKQLTTLNISEMHMDVVVIIGSDHAESLDINGKNIVLLDMPSNLGILKKLIDGKSPSRIYTQFVHDQGHFFSTLPTREHFKWFYAFLLKRQTFDVIKHGTDLAAYRGWTKETVEFMSKVFFELNFVTIKDGLLSINPDKTKQDLTASPTYQKRQEQLELEKTLIYSSYEQLKEWFDDRLAQKALNEEEITAWI from the coding sequence ATGTTATTTTCGAAAACACGCTGGTCCGTTCAGGAGTCGAATGAGGCAGCCAATATAGAACTTGCAGAACAATTAAACGTTGCTCCATTTGTTGCTGCATTATTAATTAATCGTGGAATGAATAATGTGGAGAGCGCGAAGAAATTTTTATATACAGAAAATGAACCATTTCATGACCCATTTTTATTTGAAGATATGGAGAAGGCAATAGATAGAATAGAAAAAGCGATAGCTGATCAAGAGCCCATTTTAATTTATGGAGATTATGATGCCGATGGTGTAACAAGTACATCAATTTTAATGATAACGATGCAGGAGTTAGGCGCACATGTAAGTTATTATATACCAAATCGATTTACAGAAGGTTATGGACCAAATGAAATAGCATTTCGTAAAGCTGCCGATGAAGGGATTAAACTAATTATTACCGTTGATAATGGCATAGCCGCTTTAAGTGAAGCAAAAGTAGCCAAAGAGCTAGGGGTAGATTTGATCATAACCGACCATCATGAGCCAGGACCAGAACTTCCTGATGCATATGCTATTATTCATCCGAAGTTACCTGGTACAGCGTATCCATTTTCAGACCTTGCAGGTGCAGGTGTGGCATTTAAACTTGTTCATGCATTACTTGGTGATGAACCATCCGATCTCCTTGATTTGGCCGCGATTGGAACGATTGCTGACCTTGTGCCATTGCATGGTGAAAATCGTCTGATCGTGAAAAAAGGACTAAAAAGCTTGGCTTTATCTACTAGGCCAGGTTTAAATGCATTGTGCAAAATTGCCGGGGCAAAACTTTCTGAGGTGAATGAAGAAACAGTCGGGTTTGCGATTGCCCCCAGACTGAATGCTGTAGGGAGATTGAAACACGCCGGACCAGCAGTGGAGCTTTTGATGACAGAAGACGTTACTGTTGCAAAACAGCTTTCCGAAGAAATCGATAATATAAATAAAGAAAGACAGGCGATTGTAGCTGAAATTGAAAAGGAAGCAATCAACATTGTAGAAACGGAATATCCTGCTGATGAAAACAGTGTGCTTATAATCGGCAAAGAAGGCTGGAATGCAGGTGTGATTGGCATTGTTGCATCTCGGCTAGTAGAACGCTATTATCGGCCTACCATCATGCTAAGCTATGATCGTGAGACGGGTTTAGCGAAAGGATCAGCACGTAGTATACATGGATTTGACTTATTTAAAAATCTATCTGGTTTATCTCATATACTCCCGCATTTTGGCGGGCATCCGATGGCTGCGGGAATGACGTTGGAGATTCAAAATGTCGAAGAGTTTCGTATGAAATTAAATATGGCAGCAGCGGACCAACTTATGCCAGATGATTTTATTCCAGTTACGAAATTGGATGCATCTATTATGCTTGAGGCTGTGAGTATCGATACTATAAATCAATTGGACATGCTTGCCCCTTATGGCATGAAAAACCCAAAACCTAAAGTATTAATTGAAAATGCCGGTATATCCGGGGTCAGGAAAATCGGTGCTAACAAAACTCACTTAAAATTAAATTTGGAATATGAGGGAAACACGCTAGATGGAATTGGCTTTCATCTCGGAAATTTGGCAGATGAGATGTCACAAGGAGCAAAAGTTTCGGTAATAGGTGAACTCTCAGTCAATGAGTGGAATAATATGAGAAAACCGCAAATATTCTTAAAAGATATTGCGGTGAATGAATGGCAACTTTTTGATATGAGGGGGAATAAGCAGTTAAAACATTGGATGTCCCAACTACCACAAGAAAATTGTTTGTATATCGTTTTTGATGAAAAACAGCTTACAACACTTAACATATCTGAGATGCATATGGATGTGGTTGTCATAATAGGTAGTGATCATGCCGAGAGTCTAGATATTAATGGAAAAAATATTGTTCTACTTGATATGCCATCAAATCTTGGCATATTGAAAAAGCTGATAGATGGGAAAAGTCCTTCACGTATTTACACACAATTTGTTCATGATCAAGGACATTTCTTTAGTACTTTACCAACGAGAGAACATTTTAAATGGTTTTATGCATTTTTATTAAAACGCCAGACTTTTGATGTGATTAAGCATGGGACTGATCTTGCTGCTTACCGTGGTTGGACAAAGGAAACGGTCGAATTTATGTCAAAAGTGTTTTTTGAACTAAATTTTGTTACAATAAAGGATGGTTTGCTTTCCATAAATCCAGATAAAACAAAACAAGATTTAACAGCTTCACCAACATATCAAAAAAGGCAAGAACAGCTAGAGTTGGAAAAAACATTAATTTATTCTTCATATGAACAATTAAAAGAATGGTTTGATGATA